Genomic window (Theileria annulata chromosome 4, complete sequence, *** SEQUENCING IN PROGRESS ***):
aattatacaatttaaatgtcattttcataaattaaaactaattgtatttttagatgtaataagaaaatattacaattgGATGAAAATTTAGCTCTAGCATTTGCTGGTCTTAATGCTGATGCTAGAGTATTAGCCAATAAAGTAACTATAATAACCTAAATAGGCTTAACTACCTAGAAtagccttaactacctaataagCCTTAATAggccttaactacctatTAGCCTTAACTAAATAACCCTTAGactactccttaactacaCCTTAGATACACCTTGACTACTATTAATAGTgatattacttaaaataatgtatatataattaatatgtaaTAGACAAGATTGGAATGTCAAAGATATAAACTTAATATGGATGAAGCTGCAACTGTTGGATACATTGCCAAATACATCGCAAGATTACAACAAGTACTATACCATCTCATATTCTACacatatttattcatatttacCCATATTTACTCATGTTTCTTCATATTTAGTGAtattataatgaattatagAAATATACACATAAAGGAGGTGTAAGATTATTTGGAGTTTCATTATTAGTTGTTGGATTTGATTATAATGGTAAACCAGCACTCTTTCAAACTGAACCTTCTGGTATATATTCCTCATGGAAAGCACAATCCATAGGCAAAAATTCCAAAGTAATTTCATAATCCATAacaattattagttatacaATCACAAATAGTTGATTTTAGTTAGATAATTCATATTGTCTATtgtatttgataatttaattagCATGTACAAGAATATTTGGAAAAGAATTATAAAGAAGATTTGAGTAGTGATGAGGCTGTGATGTTGGCAGTTAAAGCATTATTTGAAGTAGTTGAAGTATCTGCCAAGAGTTTAGAATTGGCAGTTTTAGTACCCGGAGGTATGCAAATTTTGGAAGAATCTGAACTTGAAAAAATTGTCGAAAAATTAAAAGCAGAAAAATTGGAATCATAATCACACCATCaacttaatttaatatatatactaatattcactataaatttaatttttattatttgttaatataataaatttaattatcaataattttataatttatttgttaatttttattatttgttaatttaataaatttaattatagttGATGGATATATTGAATGAATTTACAGTATCGGAATTGATAGATTTAGAAGGAGCACTTTGTTTTGGATTAACACCATTTGAAGTGTTAAGAACACCAAGAACAGTAGATACCGAGAAATTTGATAGATTAGAAACGACATTAAATGATTCTGGACTTCGAGAAGAATTAACATGTGCAATATGTTCCGGAATAATCTCAAAATGTGTCGTTATTAAAACTTGTCTTCATAGATTCTGTTCAAACTGTATTGAAAAATGTGTTCGAGTTGGGTAATccaatttatataattaaataactatgaaatgtataaaataagaattaagaatatattattagaacAAGAGGATGTCCGAAATGTAGGAAACATGTACCATCTCGAAGATTCTTTAGAAATGATCCAATTTATGATTCTTTAATCTCAAGAATCATATCAAATGTTGAAGTatagattaaaatttaataattttctacAATAATTTACGATAATTGTAGATAATTGTTTTAGGTATTTGAAGAACTTAGTGATACATTTACTATGGCAATAAATAAAggtaaaaattaatattataacaattttagGAATGAAAAATGATCCAACAATTAATGCAATCAGATCAAAATATCTTAATGAAAATCCTAAAATACATATTGATCATCTTAAACAAGGTTATACTCAATCCCTTAGACTAGTTAGACTAACTTAGTACTCTTAAtagccttaactacctatTAGCCTTAATAGGCTTAGAGTACCTAAAATGCTCCTTATATAGCTAAAATACTCCTTATATAGCTAAAATAAGCCTTATATAGCTAAAATAGgcttaaatacctaaattAGCCTTAGATACCTTAGATACCcctaatacccttaactagcccttaaatagcccttaaatagccttaactacttaatatacttaataataatattggtGAATAGTTGGTGAATTACATGAAGGAGATTTTTCATTGGAAagtaaatttgataataaagtATATGTACGTGAAGTAAAAGAGAAAAGACGTgaagtattaaaattattaccCAAACCAATACATTTTACCAAATtacaatataaaattttatctGATGATACATTACCACAAATTCTACCAAATCATGTTTCATATCCTTTATATAACTCTAATAAGCCTTAGTTAACCTTAGAATAGCTCTTAGATACCCTAATAGGCTTAAATTACCTTAGATGGCCTAAATTAGACTTAATAGCCTTAGTACTCTAAAATAGGCTTAATAGaccttaaatacctaaaatacctaaaatacccttagataccctaaataataaatgtatattagaTGAAATGTGATGGaaatataacaatatatcaattatatttatatattaaatcatcattaaaattaagtcgaaattcaaaaatttgtatatacTTAAAGGTAATtaacaattatattaattatttttaggatCATGATTATATACCTTCACTTAATGTTACATTAGCACTTTTAAGAAATATCGTACGTTcaacatattaattatactaaGTATAGTCTAGTATAGTCTAGTATAGTCTAGTATAGTAAGTTGAATGTATTATAGACTTATACAATGTCACATGAAatacttaatatatattatggaTCATgtcatttaaaattataatttgttgatttaaatttattaatttcatcatttaattattaatttgtttaaatttattaatttcatcagTTAATGATTGTATGtgtttaattaatgtattataCATTGAACAAGAATTGATGATTAATTGTGAGTTTTGAGTTTCTAATAGAGTAATTTTCCGTTCCAAAACCTTAATCTTTAAGTCACAAGccaaattattacaaatgTGAATAGTATCAGTTGAAGATTGTCTTCTAGTTTCAATTTCCTgtaaatttacacattcttTAGAATTTTCGTCATCAAATGAAATATCAgaatttagtttattattaagaAATTCAGAATATAAAGGAAATATTTGAGAATCTACAAGAGAATCTGATAGAGATAAAGATTCCAATAGTTCCACACCTTTTTCTAATGATTCTTCATATTCCATTACAAAAATTCTAATCTCActcaaattaataataaatattaattaaataatattattattaatattaattataatattaaatagtGTAAAATTTAGTGTGGACGTATTTTTCTGGATTTACGTTTAGGTTTGATTTTAGATCTTCGATTATCTTGTTTCATTCTTCGATCAACATGTTTTAAAACTTTTCTACTTCCTTTACttttattagatttttGTTTCCCACCTTTGGTAAGTTTATTGAAATTTGATCTTCTTGAGATTACATAAACTTTTTGACGTTTAGTGGATTGTATTTTCTTTAATCCTCTGAGGAGTTTGTTTGGATTCTCGGTACTTTCTCGGTCATTTGAGATGGCTTCAATTTTCGGTAAAATTGACTTTAATTTCTTCTTAGCTCTTAATGCTTTTCTATGTTTAGCTTCCAAAACCTTCTTTATAGGCCTATTTTTTAGCTCCAAAAGCTTCGCTTTGTACTTTTTCATTAGTTCCTTTGTCACTGGGTACTGAGGCTTATTGTGCTTATTCTCATCCTCTACAAACCAACTTGGCAAATCCTCATCAGTAAACgttcttttattatatgCTCCATCAATTAATGCCATTCTCGTCTTcttatttatcattaatgAACCCAACGCTTGAATTTCTGccaatttattaacatcTCCCATTATTTCTTCTTTCTCACTATTTGATATTGCTGGTACTATCTTTATATCCATATTTTCTTTAGACTTATTAGGAAGTTCAGGTTGTTCAGATAGTTTAGATAGTTTAGGGTGTTCAACTTGTTTAGGTGGTTTAGGTTGTTTGGTTGAATGATTTGTATGTAGATTAAGTTTGAAAATATCATTATCAAACCATCTTTTTGATATTAAATCTTCATCCAAATTTCCATTCAAATCATCTTGTTTTATATCTCTGTGAGGTGTTTCTATATCTGAGTCACCTTGGTCAGAATTCGAATCACCTTGCTCATAATTCACATCTGGTTCAGTATCGGAATGATCTGATTGATTCATATGATGAATTTGTGCTTCatattgtaatttattaatgaaattcTTAAGTTCATTTGATTGTTCTAATTTGGCCTTTTGTTTTCTTGACAATTTTACATGTTTTGTATTTTGTTCATTAATCTTATCAATTGAATGTCGAACTTCCAAATCTATTTCCATATTCATTAATCTTTTCATTTCATAATCTTCCAACTCATCTGATTCTACAACTGTGTCTTCAGATTCTATTTCTGTTGCTATATCTGATTCTATATCTGTTAACTGAGAATCTATAACTGTGTCTTCAGATTCTATATCAGCTGGTAATTGTGATTCTACATCTGTTTCCTCAGACTCTGGATCTGTTTCTTTAGATTCTATATCTGTTTCTTCAGACTCTGAACCATCTGGTAAGGCCTCTGGATAGGATTGTAAATTGGATGAATTAAGACTAAATAAGTCAGGATCAGGAGTTattaatgaagaatttgagtttttaccaatttttaacttttttaacatttttctTTGTTTTCTTTCCAAACGTCTTTTCTCActttcaattttattctttatcTTTTTATCCATTTCTATAACCGTAGAATCTATAGTAGAATCTACAGTATCCATAGCCGTAGGATCTGTAGTAGTAGAAACTGTAGTATCAGAAATAGTAGGTTCTGAACCGTCTATTCCTGGCTTTGTTGAATCTGATGGATTAGATTTTGTTTTAAGATTTGGAATAGTATTGATAAGTTTAAATCTCCATTTAAGTAATGATTGTAGATCAGATTTCCCAGCAACTTTCAAGTCTGAACaaagtaattttatctCTTCAGTAGTTAATGGATTCTCCTTAACCATTTCCAATATCTCCTCATCAGTACTCTTAGTACCAATGGTATtactattagtagtagtgaATAGAAGTTTATTGTATGTTACTAGAATTACAGCCGGTTCTTTAGATTTAAGGAAATCAATAACACTAATTTCAGAATATATTGGACCTTCATATCCTTCACGATTGATTTTCTTTTGTTCCTTGAGTAATTGATTCAATGTTTTTGATACATGATTTGGAGTTTTCGATGTATGAGTTAAGGTTTTGGGGGTATTACTTAGAGATTTTGGGGTGTTACTTAGTAGTTTATTTGATTGACTTAATTCATTTTGTTCTATTGGTACATCAGAATTTTGAAATACATAATCGGGATTAAAAAGCCTTTGATCAATGAGTTTAAGTGTTTTAAATCCAATACATACAGCAAAGATTTCTGCTGATACATTTCTACTACTCTGAGGCTTTGTAACTTTGACTTTGTCAAAACAGTTACTTAACATCCAGACCAGAGAATTATAGTCTGAGGATCTGAAAACCTTTGTAACAAAGATTCCACCCTTCCTAAGTAAACTACATGCCATTTTGCACGCtgttaatactaatacatTCTGATTAAACGCATCCAAATTCCAATTACATCCCATATTCGGTGATCCATCATGTAATACCACATCTACATTCATACCCtaatcaattattataccaataaactataattaactatataaatatataattaactatataattaagtatgttagtatataatttgttaatatacGTTAAGATGATTAGTAATGAGTGAAAGACATTTGGGTGTTCTAATATCAGCTTGGAATGTAGTAACTCCTTTAATTGGTTTAATTGGTACTAAATCAACTCCTATAATAGTACTTGAAACTGGTAATTGATTTGAAGCAACTTGTAACCAACCACCTGGAGCAGCACATAAATCAACCAATACACTAAACaatatcattaatttcaatataaatatatataaacataaaaataatacaataaatatatagatATTATAATAAGTATAGGGATAATTTGGAGAATTACTTGCAATTTTGGAAGATATTGAATTTTTTGGATAATTGTATGATTTTAAATGCAGAACGTGATCTATATCCATGTTCTTTAGctaaatgataatatttatcaagTCTATTTTTGCCAGTTTTACTTTTAGTCttcatattttaaaaaataaataaataaataaatccTTTTATGTGGATTCCACATAAATACAACTTTATTTCACATcacattaattatataataaaataatttaataaagagAATAATATTTGAGTATATAGAGTAAGAAAATATTTGAGTATATGGAATAAGAAAATTAGGGTACAAGTGATACAATAATAACACCAACAATAACACCAAAAAGTCCTAAAACAATATTCAATCACAAATTAgaatatactattaaataatattatatatatattaaccTAGAACACTAGCGAAAATTTCAACCATAAGAACCTTGACAAATAATTGAGGTTTCTGAGCATCTGCTAATGCACAAGCACTTCCAACAACTCCAACAGAAATActaaacaataataaatactaattcattatttaatattaatttaatatttaataaatgatgagtggaaataattaaaattacccGCAGAATAAGTTTGAAAATCCAACAATTAAGCCTACGGCTAGCATTGAATAACCTCTAAACAAATCATTGTAATATAGTTTAGTAATTTCTTTATCAAGTAATAGGTTTAGAGGTGCCTTTTCTCCTGTAAACCTTGATGCGATATTCATTAGAAGTACTGAAACTATTAACCCATAAATACCAATCGCTTCACAAAATATAACAGATACTAAATTCTTCACTGTAATTCTTGGTGATTTCACTGAACCACCCATTATTGATGGTCCACATAACATTAATCCTCTATATCattcaatatataaaatattaccAAAAGGTATTTAACAAGTAATTAAGGTAAAATAAGGGGTATCTTAGGGTAATTATTGGTATCTAAGGGTAGGTAAGGAGTATGGATATAtggtttaaaaaatttacGTGGCAGCTCCAAATACTGAAAGTCCTAATGAGAAGAATATACCTAAATAACCCCAAAATGATGGAGATAAATCTTTAAGAATATTAGACCATTCAAgatacattttattaaaaaccTTTAATTACACACTTTGTATATCAATAATTGCgatgaaatttaaattttaatattacaaatatgAATCATATTATGAAGAGTAATgttgaaataatttctaatttgACCCGATGGGgaattagaatattttgaatcaaatatacatataatttataattatataaataatttatatcattaataattatttgattcaATTATGATATGGACAAATGTAAtgaattttctaataataaattctcAAATGAATTCACGAATGAATTTACTAATGaatttactaataatgaattttctaagtttaaaaatggatttagtaatttgaataatggattaactaatattaatactgatgtgaagaaatttaatttttcatttggATTGGATGACTTTAGTAGTTTAGGTAAACTAAAGAATGAGTTCCGTGAGAATCTTGAAATATTAGagaattatttgaaaaatgaACCTAAAACTGAGCAAGAATGGGAGTCTgtacttaattataaaaataattttaaatcaagACTAAATGAGGCCAATTCTCAAGTTTCTCGACTTTTGAAGCAGTGGATGAATTCTGATAGTGTAAAGTATTTACAAGTTCAGAGATATAGTAGTATTTTTGACCAATTAACCACAGAGTTTAACAACTGTTCTAGACAAATTGATACCAGATATCAACGGTTCATATTGTTTAGTTCACCTGATAAATACtataaagaagaaaatacAACTAAAATTACACAGTCTGGTATGGGATTAGTAGATGCTATTATGGATGTGGAATCATTAACTGGTCAAGCATCTCAGAATCTTGAACTTCTTAAAAGAGGGAACCGTAAACTAgctaaaatatataatagagTAAATACTATAGTCaataaacatttatttgATGTACAAAAACTTCAAAAGAATATTAACTTTATAATGACTCGAAATCGAGCTATTTTCTCCATTATCATTGGAatctttttatttttcatcttttgtaaaatatttttaaagttcttttaaccaaatttttataatttttccCAAACActcaaattaataatatatctATACAttcttatatatattattaaatatttaagtATTAATGGATATAATGTAGAGAAAGTATATAATGTAGAGAAAGTATATGTATAGAAGGTAGTTGATGTGGGTGCAATATGGAGGTGTTGATAAATTCttatattaaatctttgtaaattatgttaTATAAAGAATGGATTGTGGAAGATATAAAATGGTGTTTGGAAAATGGAATATTAAGAAATACCAGTAATACATTGGCTGGAATTAGTGAAGTTAAAACACACTCGAAGTCggaaattaaattaacattttcaaaGTTATTAGaacaattatttgaatCGAAAATATTCAATGAAGATGTAAAAAACAATGTTGAAATTAATGTGCCGatagaaattttaaaggCAGAAGCCCAGAAGGAATCCACCATATCCAAATCACTTGAAAATGTAACCAAACAACttagaaatttaattaaatctttTCAAGTCAGAACATTCAcagaaattaattttttctattCATTCATATGTaagttttataaaatttaataatttaaattaattcaaaattattaaattaattgtaaattattaaattgattgtaaattattaaattgattgtaaattattaaattgattGTAAATTAGGTGATTTAATGgaaattagaaattttaatgaaaataattttaaaaatgtattgaATAGTacatttgataaattattgacGAAAAAAGAGTTTTTCATGATTCGAATATTTGTAACATTGgtgattaaaattttaaaattggcAGTTCtgaatttggaaaatacTAAGAAAGTTAAccttaaaattaatggaaGATGGATGGACTCAATTATAATTGATAATGAATTGGTTAAACTACTACACAATGGTTCAGTATCGGGTATTTATAGCAGAATGAAACAAGTGGCATTTGAAAATTGgggaaatttaaataatcttgataatatttatcatGAAAATAGTGTATtgggaaataaattatttactgGATTTAACACAGTAAAAGCTACATTAATGTGTGAATTAAGAAATCTCTCAATGTAAGAATATACTTCTTAATATGTTGTAGATGGAgacaaattatatttactaGGATCATTAATCATTTGAGTAATCTAATTcttaatgaagaaaatggttattttaatttattggaATTGAAGTTAAATACATTATGGAATCTCATATTAGAATCCATAGTAGAATCTggtaattatattaaatattaacatttttatagAAATTGTAACATTACATTatgataatataatattaatgaaaaatcttcataaaatgaagaatagaaattttaatgtgtatagACTTATGATAATTCTGAAATATATGGATTCTTGTACTGAGAATCTTGATGACCTTgaaaatacaataatatacttaaaCAAAAAATGTAATGGAAAGTTAGAGTATAAAACTGGTATGAAAATGTGGAGATCAATGGACTTGAGTATAAGTCAAGTGAGAATTTCAGAttgatttttaattttaatttattgataatttgaatcatatgattgtgtaaattattataaattataatcaaATCACACCAGGCGGGACTCGAACCCGCAACCTCCGCTTTAGGAGAGCGATGCGCTATCCATTGCGCCACTGGTGCTCTGCTCAAAAGCCATATTTctcatttaaataataattcaataataatttattaaataatgcaaacaattattttgtaaagtaatgaaataatagaCCAAgacaaatatataaaataataagaagaatatatgaataatttgaatatattagaaCAAATTAATAGGAAGGATAAGGAAtcttattaattaattaatgtataaataagatgcatttggaaataatggattaagattaatttaaaagaaaaagGAAACAAGGATGGGgtgtaaaataaacatTACGATTCtcaaaatattagaatttgtaaatgaacttaaattcattttgaatataaattttaatgtcTAATTTATCTATAAAATGtgataaaatgtgtaatttcGGTGTATAGGatgtatttaatattttactcAAGGATTCCACATAAAGTCCCCATTAGGCTTGAGGATTTATTCTCAGTTTTCATACCGTTTAgctttaaattttttaatttgtctttagaatatattttaactaatgaacggatataattatattacatatttCACTCTAGTAATTCtctttattaatatttgtgaTATACGTCCAAATCAGCTAACTTAACTTTAAATTCTAGGGTTTAACCTGGATTTTggttaattatttaaactcTTGGATTTCCGAGAggttttaaaaaattgaatgTCAGTTAATCTACGTTTTAACACAACACTTTAAATTTAAGGATATACAATGATACTCATTAATTCTTCCATTTAATTCACTCATTCGCTAATCCCTTATTCCCTAATATTCACTTGTTCTTTAACTCATTACTCATTTTCCAATTCTTGacatatttaatttgttttgaTTAGAGTTTAGGATttaattacacattttctaatcataatttaattttcgattttgtaaatatttggatttacaatattaatactcTTTCATTGGATTGTACGTTTACTATTCAATAGAGTTGGAACtttattgttatttaaaGCACGTCACTCGCAATATTAtgattaataatgttatcTTGTGACGATAATTCAGATGTTTCATATGCCTCTGGATTCCACAATTCTAACAGACATTCAAATAGAGATTATACAAAGGGGGAATATTCTAATAGACAATACTCTAACAGAGATTATTCTAATAGAGAATATACTAAGGGGGAATATACTAAGGGGGAATATACTACAAAGGGAGAATATACAAGTAATATAGATGTGGGTATGAGTTCGTTGAATATATCTCGTTCTCATAATGACCACTCACTTTCTGAGACTATTAAGGATAATCAATTCCATAATGGAACTGATCCAAGTTGGTACTCAGGTATGGTTGATTCGAGGAATAGAGATGTGCTAAGCTCATATATGTACGACTCAGTAAACTCTGAAGTACCCCAAAGTATAATAGATAATGAATTGGGTTTCTCGAATCTTACACTCCCACTATTTGATTATTATCCAAACTATGTGGAGTCAGAGAAGGTTACAGGCTATGAAACAAACCCATCcaagaatattaatacatttGATGCCCACTCAAATGGTCTTAATACTTTTAATAACTCTACAAGTACAGCTCCTAATTCACTGAATAGTACAGTCTCAAGTACATACAATGGTACAATATCCAACTCCTACAATGGAGTCTCAAGTTCATAT
Coding sequences:
- a CDS encoding uncharacterized protein (SMART RING (SM00184) at aa 58-97, E()=5.56e-03; ZnF_NFX (SM00438) at aa 79-99, E()=0.00e+00), whose amino-acid sequence is MDILNEFTVSELIDLEGALCFGLTPFEVLRTPRTVDTEKFDRLETTLNDSGLREELTCAICSGIISKCVVIKTCLHRFCSNCIEKCVRVGTRGCPKCRKHVPSRRFFRNDPIYDSLISRIISNVEVFEELSDTFTMAINKGMKNDPTINAIRSKYLNENPKIHIDHLKQVGELHEGDFSLESKFDNKVYVREVKEKRREVLKLLPKPIHFTKLQYKILSDDTLPQILPNHMKCDGNITIYQLYLYIKSSLKLSRNSKICIYLKDHDYIPSLNVTLALLRNIVRSTY
- a CDS encoding uncharacterized protein (Tap579b07.q1c.C.cand.110 - score = 25.78), which codes for MLYKEWIVEDIKWCLENGILRNTSNTLAGISEVKTHSKSEIKLTFSKLLEQLFESKIFNEDVKNNVEINVPIEILKAEAQKESTISKSLENVTKQLRNLIKSFQVRTFTEINFFYSFICDLMEIRNFNENNFKNVLNSTFDKLLTKKEFFMIRIFVTLVIKILKLAVLNLENTKKVNLKINGRWMDSIIIDNELVKLLHNGSVSGIYSRMKQVAFENWGNLNNLDNIYHENSVLGNKLFTGFNTVKATLMCELRNLSIWRQIIFTRIINHLSNLILNEENGYFNLLELKLNTLWNLILESIVESEIVTLHYDNIILMKNLHKMKNRNFNVYRLMIILKYMDSCTENLDDLENTIIYLNKKCNGKLEYKTGMKMWRSMDLSISQVRISD
- a CDS encoding uncharacterized protein (Tap579b07.q1c.cand.36 - score = 63.24;~SMART pfam:FtsJ (PF01728) at aa 24-202, E()=1.90e-74), with product MKTKSKTGKNRLDKYYHLAKEHGYRSRSAFKIIQLSKKFNIFQNCNVLVDLCAAPGGWLQVASNQLPVSSTIIGVDLVPIKPIKGVTTFQADIRTPKCLSLITNHLNGMNVDVVLHDGSPNMGCNWNLDAFNQNVLVLTACKMACSLLRKGGIFVTKVFRSSDYNSLVWMLSNCFDKVKVTKPQSSRNVSAEIFAVCIGFKTLKLIDQRLFNPDYVFQNSDVPIEQNELSQSNKLLSNTPKSLSNTPKTLTHTSKTPNHVSKTLNQLLKEQKKINREGYEGPIYSEISVIDFLKSKEPAVILVTYNKLLFTTTNSNTIGTKSTDEEILEMVKENPLTTEEIKLLCSDLKVAGKSDLQSLLKWRFKLINTIPNLKTKSNPSDSTKPGIDGSEPTISDTTVSTTTDPTAMDTVDSTIDSTVIEMDKKIKNKIESEKRRLERKQRKMLKKLKIGKNSNSSLITPDPDLFSLNSSNLQSYPEALPDGSESEETDIESKETDPESEETDVESQLPADIESEDTVIDSQLTDIESDIATEIESEDTVVESDELEDYEMKRLMNMEIDLEVRHSIDKINEQNTKHVKLSRKQKAKLEQSNELKNFINKLQYEAQIHHMNQSDHSDTEPDVNYEQGDSNSDQGDSDIETPHRDIKQDDLNGNLDEDLISKRWFDNDIFKLNLHTNHSTKQPKPPKQVEHPKLSKLSEQPELPNKSKENMDIKIVPAISNSEKEEIMGDVNKLAEIQALGSLMINKKTRMALIDGAYNKRTFTDEDLPSWFVEDENKHNKPQYPVTKELMKKYKAKLLELKNRPIKKVLEAKHRKALRAKKKLKSILPKIEAISNDRESTENPNKLLRGLKKIQSTKRQKVYVISRRSNFNKLTKGGKQKSNKSKGSRKVLKHVDRRMKQDNRRSKIKPKRKSRKIRPH
- a CDS encoding uncharacterized protein (Tap579b07.q1c.cand.37 - score = 8.05) → MEYEESLEKGVELLESLSLSDSLVDSQIFPLYSEFLNNKLNSDISFDDENSKECVNLQEIETRRQSSTDTIHICNNLACDLKIKVLERKITLLETQNSQLIINSCSMYNTLIKHIQSLTDEINKFKQINN
- a CDS encoding vacuolar proton-translocating ATPase, putative (Tap579b07.q1c.cand.36 - score = 63.24;~SMART pfam:ATP-synt_C (PF00137) at aa 17-82, E()=3.30e-04; 113-178, E()=5.80e-09;~4 probable transmembrane helices predicted for TA11325 by TMHMM2.0 at aa 15-37, 58-80, 115-137 and 157-179;~Signal anchor predicted for TA11325 by SignalP 2.0 HMM (Signal peptide probability 0.078, signal anchor probability 0.910) with cleavage site probability 0.053 between residues 36 and 37), translating into MYLEWSNILKDLSPSFWGYLGIFFSLGLSVFGAATGLMLCGPSIMGGSVKSPRITVKNLVSVIFCEAIGIYGLIVSVLLMNIASRFTGEKAPLNLLLDKEITKLYYNDLFRGYSMLAVGLIVGFSNLFCGISVGVVGSACALADAQKPQLFVKVLMVEIFASVLGLFGVIVGVIIVSLVP
- a CDS encoding uncharacterized protein (Tap579b07.q1c.C.cand.109 - score = 12.55;~SMART pfam:V-SNARE (PF05008) at aa 103-245, E()=4.00e-02; 1 transmembrane domain at aa 247-266;~1 probable transmembrane helix predicted for TA11320 by TMHMM2.0 at aa 247-266) encodes the protein MDKCNEFSNNKFSNEFTNEFTNEFTNNEFSKFKNGFSNLNNGLTNINTDVKKFNFSFGLDDFSSLGKLKNEFRENLEILENYLKNEPKTEQEWESVLNYKNNFKSRLNEANSQVSRLLKQWMNSDSVKYLQVQRYSSIFDQLTTEFNNCSRQIDTRYQRFILFSSPDKYYKEENTTKITQSGMGLVDAIMDVESLTGQASQNLELLKRGNRKLAKIYNRVNTIVNKHLFDVQKLQKNINFIMTRNRAIFSIIIGIFLFFIFCKIFLKFF
- a CDS encoding proteasome subunit, putative (Tap579b07.q1c.C.cand.107 - score = 17.10;~SMART pfam:proteasome (PF00227) at aa 26-209, E()=1.70e-41), which gives rise to MSYDRAITIFSPDGHLMQVEYAMEAVKRGGCVVGVKSNDVVVIAAERKSTTKLQDPRCNKKILQLDENLALAFAGLNADARVLANKTRLECQRYKLNMDEAATVGYIAKYIARLQQKYTHKGGVRLFGVSLLVVGFDYNGKPALFQTEPSGIYSSWKAQSIGKNSKHVQEYLEKNYKEDLSSDEAVMLAVKALFEVVEVSAKSLELAVLVPGGMQILEESELEKIVEKLKAEKLES